Genomic window (Candidatus Wallbacteria bacterium):
AGGCCTGTCACCTGACTATCTGCGGCGCTATCCCAAAGAGCTCTCTGGCGGGCAGCAGCAGCGTGTCTGCATTGCGCGGGCACTGATTTTAAGGCCGGAATTCATCATCGCCGACGAACCTGTGAGCCTGCTGGACGTGTCAGTGCAGTCGCAGATCATCAACCTGCTGAATGATCTGAAGAAAGAAATGAATCTGACCATGCTCTTCATTTCGCACGACTTATCGGTGATCAGGCAGACTGCGGACAGGGTGGCTGTGATGTACGGCGGCCAGATCCTGGAAAACGCGCCTGCAGACGAACTTTTCGATAACCCCTTGCATCCGTATACTCAGCTCCTCTTGAAATGCGCGCCTGTAATCAAAGAGGAATCAGGCAGATTCATGAAATGGGAAATCCCGCTCAGGCATACCAATCTGGAACAGATCCCGCAGGCAGGCTGCCCCTTCCGCACCAAATGCTCGATCGAACCGATCCAGGTCTGCGAGCAGATGATCCCGCCTCTCGCCATGGCCACAGCCGGCCATCAGGTGGCCTGCCACAAGGTGACCGGTACCAGAAGAGGGGTTGAAAAAGCACGCTAAACAATTTAGCATTGTTCTACCTCCCGGGCATGGTCTTTGCAGACTCTGTCCGGACCTTGAAAAAAGCTCAGGCTTTTCAAAGGCAATCTCCAAACGTAGCCGGGGTGGTGGAACTGGTAGACACGTACGTTTGAGGGGCGTATGGGTAACCCCATACGAGTTCGAGTCTCGTCCCCGGCACCACCTAACCAAAGGCCCGCTTAACGGCGGGCCTTTTTCATTGCCTGCGACACAGGTGATAACCCAAATTGATAACCCATGTTTAAAATTCCCCCGTGAACCTGACATTAAACGAATCATCAAGGATTTTGATGAAAGTTGGATAAGATTTTTCATTTGACTTTGAAATTGATAATTAATATTATACATCCCAGATATCATTAACCGGGATGGGTTATTTTAATTATGAAAATTCCAAATACTGATTTTAAGCTTGAAGTCTCTGCATTCAAAGCCAGCAAAGGCATGCTGACGACCGGAGAAGCGAAGCAACAGGGGATATCCATCTACACCCTGAAAAGAATGACATCCTGCGGGCTTATTATTCGCCTTGGAAGGGGCTTTTATCGACTGGCTGAACTTCCGCCGCTTGAAAACTCTGACCTGACCCTGGTTTCATTGAGAGCGCCTGAAGCTGTTATCTGCCTGATTTCAGCACTGGACTTCCATCACCTCACGACCAGGATTCCTCACTACATATATCTTGCAGTGGAAAGGGGGCGGAACCGCCCCAGAATTTCATACCCGCGGACCAGGATATTTCAATTTGCAGGCAAGTCATTCAGCGAAGGCATAGAAAAGCACCAATTTGACAATCAACTGGTTCGGATTTATTCAGTCGAAAAAACCCTGGCTGATTGCTTCAAATATCGCAACAAAATCGGAATGGATGTAATTCTGGAAGCACTGAAAAACTACAGGCAGTCGAAAAAATTCAATGTGG
Coding sequences:
- a CDS encoding ABC transporter ATP-binding protein; the encoded protein is GLSPDYLRRYPKELSGGQQQRVCIARALILRPEFIIADEPVSLLDVSVQSQIINLLNDLKKEMNLTMLFISHDLSVIRQTADRVAVMYGGQILENAPADELFDNPLHPYTQLLLKCAPVIKEESGRFMKWEIPLRHTNLEQIPQAGCPFRTKCSIEPIQVCEQMIPPLAMATAGHQVACHKVTGTRRGVEKAR
- a CDS encoding type IV toxin-antitoxin system AbiEi family antitoxin domain-containing protein, whose protein sequence is MKIPNTDFKLEVSAFKASKGMLTTGEAKQQGISIYTLKRMTSCGLIIRLGRGFYRLAELPPLENSDLTLVSLRAPEAVICLISALDFHHLTTRIPHYIYLAVERGRNRPRISYPRTRIFQFAGKSFSEGIEKHQFDNQLVRIYSVEKTLADCFKYRNKIGMDVILEALKNYRQSKKFNVEKVLYYADLCRVESVISPYLETLL